Proteins encoded by one window of Kineosporia sp. NBRC 101731:
- a CDS encoding type II toxin-antitoxin system HicA family toxin, with translation MPPFPSVSGARVVRALERKDFKVARVAGSHHIMRHPDGRGTTVPVHGNRDIAKGTLRGILSDVGMTIDELAP, from the coding sequence ATGCCCCCGTTCCCTTCGGTCTCCGGGGCGCGCGTAGTCCGGGCGCTTGAACGAAAAGACTTCAAGGTCGCGAGAGTCGCCGGAAGCCATCACATTATGCGGCACCCTGACGGGCGAGGAACTACTGTCCCTGTGCATGGAAACCGGGACATCGCCAAGGGCACCCTACGGGGGATTCTCAGCGACGTAGGTATGACCATCGACGAGCTTGCCCCCTAG
- a CDS encoding TetR family transcriptional regulator codes for MTSSRDPEGRRRALLAATVEVVAEVGVARTTHRAIAARAGVPLGATTYYFPTLNDLIAGALEQAGDAWDADLERWESQLRAAQAEIGEGDHAAKKLSDVLTQLILGYLADQPRARLECELYLAAGHTPELRPLATRWLMGLREVTGRLTDKNTGYALATLVDGVFLQATVTGEAPPAEPLRAAIERLWVTS; via the coding sequence ATGACTAGCTCCCGGGATCCGGAAGGCCGACGCCGCGCCCTGCTCGCGGCCACCGTCGAAGTGGTGGCCGAGGTGGGCGTGGCCCGCACGACGCACCGGGCGATCGCGGCCCGGGCCGGCGTGCCGCTCGGCGCGACCACCTACTACTTCCCCACTCTGAACGATCTCATTGCCGGGGCGCTGGAGCAGGCGGGCGATGCCTGGGACGCCGATCTGGAGCGCTGGGAGTCACAGTTGCGCGCCGCTCAGGCCGAGATCGGTGAAGGTGACCACGCAGCAAAGAAACTCAGCGACGTCCTCACGCAATTGATTTTGGGGTACCTGGCCGATCAGCCGCGTGCGCGGCTGGAGTGCGAGCTGTATCTCGCCGCGGGGCATACGCCGGAGCTGCGGCCCCTGGCCACCCGCTGGCTGATGGGGCTACGTGAGGTGACGGGTCGCCTCACCGACAAGAACACCGGCTACGCCCTCGCCACCCTCGTCGACGGAGTGTTTCTGCAGGCCACGGTCACGGGGGAGGCACCTCCCGCCGAACCGTTGCGGGCGGCCATCGAGCGGCTCTGGGTCACTTCCTGA
- a CDS encoding helix-turn-helix transcriptional regulator encodes MTRGDVTGGKSTMVARKPRATVTQRQVANRLKTYRVRAKKTQEEAAMAFGCAVWKIRRMEAGTVAASSGDARELADIYGLDDEETQALVNLAKGAKARNFLANLDAVPQGLSLLAGLEAQASAMKDYSASVVTGLLQIPDYIRSVIRADPEVPESDVEPLLEFRLERQRLFAREPLLNADFLVHEAALRAHVGSPRLMLDQLRHLVELDESEAVSIRVWPFHAGLHRLLAAPFIVMEFDDPADPDVIYLENHVEERYLEIPAQVSAFRAMFADAFDQAQPIKEFRP; translated from the coding sequence ATGACGCGGGGCGACGTGACAGGGGGCAAGTCGACGATGGTGGCGCGGAAACCACGGGCGACCGTGACGCAACGACAGGTGGCCAACCGGCTGAAGACCTACCGGGTGCGGGCCAAGAAGACGCAGGAGGAAGCCGCTATGGCTTTCGGCTGCGCGGTTTGGAAGATCCGCCGAATGGAGGCCGGGACGGTTGCGGCCAGCTCGGGCGATGCGCGGGAGCTGGCCGACATCTACGGCCTGGACGATGAAGAGACTCAGGCGCTGGTCAACCTGGCCAAGGGAGCCAAGGCGCGGAACTTCCTGGCCAATCTGGACGCAGTTCCGCAGGGCCTGTCGCTGTTGGCCGGTCTGGAGGCTCAGGCATCAGCCATGAAAGACTATTCGGCGTCCGTCGTCACTGGCCTGTTGCAGATCCCGGACTACATCCGTTCGGTCATCCGGGCCGATCCCGAAGTGCCTGAGTCCGACGTTGAGCCGCTGCTGGAGTTCCGCCTAGAGCGGCAGCGGCTGTTCGCCCGAGAACCTTTGCTGAACGCCGATTTTCTTGTTCATGAAGCCGCTCTACGGGCGCATGTTGGTTCCCCGCGTCTGATGTTGGACCAGCTCAGGCACCTGGTTGAGCTGGACGAATCAGAAGCGGTGTCCATCCGCGTCTGGCCGTTCCATGCCGGATTGCATCGACTCCTGGCAGCACCGTTCATCGTCATGGAGTTCGACGATCCGGCCGACCCGGACGTGATCTATCTGGAAAACCATGTGGAGGAAAGATATTTGGAGATTCCGGCACAAGTGAGCGCGTTCCGAGCCATGTTCGCCGACGCCTTCGACCAGGCACAACCGATCAAGGAGTTCAGACCATGA
- a CDS encoding GNAT family N-acetyltransferase, translating into MKLGFRQAQTSDEPTVADLQAEAIAWLASKGTDQWQTTAPHNPWASTDRSLSSSIAQGKVFLALDGETAVGSLTLDDFADPEFWTETDDPASALYVHRMVIVRRLAGQGLGGQMLDWAVRETADQGHRWLRLDAWKTNTALHAYYRSQGFELVRVVDLPHRGSGALFQKDVRVAMPA; encoded by the coding sequence ATGAAGCTCGGATTCCGCCAGGCACAGACCAGCGATGAGCCAACCGTTGCCGACCTCCAGGCCGAAGCCATTGCTTGGCTTGCCTCCAAGGGCACCGATCAATGGCAGACCACGGCTCCCCATAACCCTTGGGCATCGACCGATCGGAGTCTGAGTTCCTCGATCGCTCAGGGCAAGGTATTCCTTGCCCTCGACGGGGAGACGGCCGTCGGCTCGCTCACACTCGACGACTTCGCCGACCCTGAGTTCTGGACTGAGACAGACGATCCCGCATCGGCTCTCTACGTCCACCGCATGGTCATCGTCCGGCGACTCGCGGGCCAGGGGCTGGGCGGCCAGATGCTCGATTGGGCGGTACGGGAGACGGCTGACCAGGGGCACCGATGGCTGCGCCTAGATGCCTGGAAGACCAACACAGCGCTCCACGCCTACTACCGAAGCCAGGGATTCGAGCTGGTCAGGGTGGTCGATCTACCGCACCGGGGATCGGGTGCCTTGTTCCAGAAGGACGTCAGAGTCGCTATGCCGGCCTGA
- a CDS encoding site-specific integrase, translated as MTTRRGQGDGSIFWEESRKRWVALADLGYGPNGKRIRRKAIGRTKTEVREKLKEIIREHEDGAPATPQNYTVADAVDYWLAHGLSGRSAKTVKLYTDLARDRLIPGLGKKKLRDLSVEDVEQWLKSESKTLSTRSLKMLHSVLNRSVKKAQARDKVRRNIVLLCEVPEGERPGRPSKSLTLDQASKLLDASEAFRMHAYIVLSILTGARPEELRALRWREVDLIGGEKDGQMIPASIAVLRSVRESGDTKTQKSRRRLAMPIRCVKALQGQREKLKKEFGAKAIEHDSLVFPSAAGTEYDLHNLRHAFRRVVKAAGLNETEWTLREMRHTFVSLLSDDGVSLEDIARLVGHQGTAVTELVYRHQLRPILEGGATAMDRIFGDTETGPGEPTGELDQGHSAT; from the coding sequence ATGACCACGCGTCGCGGGCAGGGTGACGGTTCGATCTTCTGGGAGGAGTCGCGCAAGCGCTGGGTTGCTCTGGCCGATCTCGGATATGGACCGAACGGCAAGAGGATTAGGCGCAAGGCAATCGGTCGCACAAAGACCGAGGTTCGGGAGAAGCTGAAGGAGATTATCCGGGAGCACGAGGACGGGGCTCCGGCTACTCCGCAGAATTACACGGTGGCGGACGCGGTTGATTACTGGCTGGCTCACGGATTGAGCGGGCGCTCTGCTAAGACGGTCAAGCTCTACACCGACCTTGCCCGGGATCGTCTCATTCCCGGACTGGGAAAGAAGAAGCTTCGGGATCTCTCGGTCGAGGATGTCGAGCAGTGGCTCAAATCCGAATCAAAAACCCTCAGTACCCGGTCGCTGAAGATGCTGCATTCGGTCCTGAACCGGTCGGTCAAGAAGGCCCAGGCTCGGGACAAGGTCCGCCGGAACATCGTGCTCTTGTGCGAGGTGCCCGAGGGGGAGCGGCCGGGCCGCCCGTCCAAGTCGCTCACGCTCGACCAAGCGTCGAAGCTGCTTGACGCTTCCGAGGCATTCCGGATGCACGCCTACATCGTGCTTTCGATCCTCACCGGTGCCCGGCCCGAGGAATTGCGGGCGCTGCGTTGGCGAGAGGTCGATTTGATCGGGGGAGAGAAGGACGGCCAGATGATCCCGGCTTCAATCGCCGTCCTTCGTTCCGTCCGTGAGAGTGGAGACACGAAGACCCAAAAGTCCCGGCGACGCCTGGCGATGCCCATTCGCTGCGTCAAGGCATTGCAGGGGCAGCGGGAGAAGCTGAAGAAGGAATTCGGAGCCAAAGCAATTGAGCATGACTCACTGGTCTTTCCTTCAGCGGCAGGAACCGAGTACGACCTTCACAACCTTCGGCACGCGTTCCGAAGAGTAGTAAAGGCTGCCGGGCTTAACGAAACCGAGTGGACGCTACGCGAAATGCGCCACACCTTCGTTTCGCTGCTCTCCGATGACGGGGTGTCCCTGGAAGACATCGCCCGCCTGGTCGGGCACCAGGGAACCGCCGTGACCGAGTTGGTCTACCGGCACCAGTTGCGGCCCATCCTGGAAGGGGGAGCCACCGCCATGGACCGGATCTTCGGCGACACCGAGACCGGGCCGGGGGAGCCGACCGGGGAGCTGGACCAAGGGCACTCAGCCACTTAG
- a CDS encoding MarR family transcriptional regulator: MTGAPRSPQPSPGFLLMTIGRTIRTEVEAGLREHGTSLRHLSALGHLSREAGLSYSELGRRAGVTAQSMQATLRQLEELGAVDRRTLPGRGRTADLVVTPAGRELIDIGRRTMLEVEAKVLELLDEEQRQTLTTLLFPVLIGNQKPAGT, from the coding sequence GTGACTGGTGCCCCGAGATCGCCGCAGCCCAGCCCGGGTTTTCTGCTGATGACCATCGGGCGCACCATCCGGACCGAGGTCGAGGCAGGGCTACGCGAACACGGCACCTCCCTGAGGCATCTCTCCGCGCTGGGTCATCTGTCGCGCGAGGCCGGGCTGTCGTACAGCGAACTCGGCCGCCGGGCCGGAGTGACGGCACAGAGCATGCAGGCCACGCTGCGTCAGCTCGAGGAGCTCGGCGCGGTTGATCGACGCACGCTGCCGGGCCGCGGGCGCACCGCCGATCTGGTCGTCACCCCCGCCGGCCGGGAACTCATCGACATCGGCCGACGCACCATGCTCGAGGTGGAGGCGAAAGTTCTCGAGCTTTTGGACGAAGAACAGCGCCAAACACTCACCACGCTCCTGTTCCCGGTGCTGATCGGTAACCAGAAACCGGCGGGGACCTGA
- a CDS encoding DUF397 domain-containing protein has protein sequence MTVETDWFKAAKSGSQNGCVEMRGNEGRVQVRDTKAKGAGPILTLTPVAFGAWVAGAKGGELDHLMK, from the coding sequence ATGACTGTCGAAACCGACTGGTTCAAGGCAGCGAAGAGCGGATCACAGAACGGCTGCGTAGAGATGCGCGGCAATGAAGGACGCGTGCAGGTCCGCGACACCAAAGCCAAGGGCGCGGGACCGATTCTGACCCTGACCCCGGTCGCATTCGGCGCCTGGGTGGCGGGAGCCAAGGGTGGCGAACTCGACCACCTGATGAAGTGA
- a CDS encoding DUF6284 family protein, with protein sequence MMFHFLSADMADDEPSAQDLTAIEAEGPVIRAELAVTDAEIVIAQLGQRVSELDWARLRLAERRLARVSRERFNAGRPMGDAA encoded by the coding sequence ATGATGTTCCACTTCCTGTCCGCCGACATGGCGGACGACGAACCGTCGGCGCAGGACCTCACCGCGATCGAGGCCGAGGGGCCCGTGATCCGGGCCGAGCTGGCGGTCACCGATGCCGAGATCGTGATTGCTCAGCTTGGGCAGCGTGTTTCGGAACTGGACTGGGCCCGGCTCCGGCTGGCCGAGCGTCGCTTGGCTCGGGTGAGCCGGGAGCGTTTCAACGCGGGCCGCCCGATGGGTGATGCCGCGTGA
- a CDS encoding TetR/AcrR family transcriptional regulator has product MTSGTRPYHHGDLRRTLIEAAADVIAESGTDALSLRELARRAGVSHAAPGHHFGDRTGLLTAVAAQGFELLADSLEQADDFSGMGLRYVRFALAHPGHFAVMFRTDTVNAEDEAFQEASGRAYDVLRGGAAEALSPADDRVPALAAWSLVHGLATLLLSGVMSLDPGQSEDDLARLVTQWLTGRSV; this is encoded by the coding sequence GTGACATCCGGAACCAGGCCCTACCACCACGGCGATCTGCGCCGGACCCTGATCGAGGCGGCGGCCGACGTGATCGCCGAGTCGGGCACCGATGCCCTGAGCCTGCGTGAACTCGCGCGCCGGGCCGGCGTCTCGCACGCCGCGCCCGGCCACCACTTCGGCGACCGAACCGGCTTGCTGACTGCTGTGGCGGCACAGGGTTTCGAGCTTCTGGCGGACTCGCTGGAGCAGGCCGACGACTTTTCCGGCATGGGTCTGCGGTACGTGCGCTTCGCCCTGGCGCATCCGGGGCATTTCGCGGTGATGTTCCGCACCGACACCGTCAACGCCGAGGACGAGGCGTTTCAGGAGGCCTCCGGGCGCGCCTATGACGTGTTGCGAGGAGGTGCGGCAGAAGCGCTTTCGCCGGCTGACGACCGCGTGCCGGCCCTCGCTGCCTGGTCACTCGTGCACGGCCTGGCGACCCTGCTGCTCAGCGGGGTGATGAGTCTGGATCCGGGGCAGAGCGAGGACGACCTGGCCCGCCTGGTCACGCAGTGGCTGACGGGGCGATCGGTATGA
- a CDS encoding response regulator: protein MLASATRAMAVLLVDDDPGDVLMIEEALETIGAPRNVYVVNDGEEAVSFLRRTGEYEDAPRPDVILLDLNMPRMDGRQVLAEIKNDPELRSIPIVVLTTSQAPTDILSSYSLHANAYVTKPMNLDGLTEVVHRIDHFYARIAALPGRRPRSED from the coding sequence ATGCTCGCATCCGCTACCCGTGCCATGGCCGTCCTTCTGGTGGACGACGACCCGGGTGACGTCCTCATGATCGAAGAGGCACTGGAGACGATCGGCGCGCCGCGCAACGTCTACGTGGTCAACGACGGCGAAGAGGCGGTGTCGTTCCTCCGCCGCACCGGCGAGTACGAAGACGCCCCGCGGCCCGACGTGATCCTGCTCGACCTGAACATGCCCCGCATGGACGGGCGTCAGGTGCTGGCCGAGATCAAGAACGACCCCGAGCTGCGCAGCATCCCCATCGTGGTGCTGACCACCTCGCAGGCCCCGACCGACATCCTCAGCAGCTATTCGCTGCACGCGAACGCCTACGTCACCAAGCCCATGAACCTCGACGGGCTCACCGAAGTCGTGCATCGGATCGACCATTTCTACGCCAGGATCGCCGCCCTGCCGGGTCGCCGGCCGCGCAGCGAGGACTGA
- a CDS encoding DUF3631 domain-containing protein, which yields MSTERRAPAEINGAELLDRVRAAVTRYVILPSDAATDAFVLWVAATHGLKFWTHATRMVIRAPEKRCGKSRLLDVGEALSWKPLVTVNASPSAIYRSIGDVDEDAPTILIDEADTIFGPNAQGANEDLRGLLNAGFGRGRAALRYDAATRQVEEIPTFAMAGMAGIGTMPDTIEDRAIVIRMRRRGPGEKVAPYRAKRDGPPLGRLRAELNRWVRSHPELEHAEPVMPVEDRAADTWEPLIAIADLAGGDWPERARAACLALEAEKEANTDMPIQVRLLIDIRAAFEDDEALATSTLLMRLTSDDEAPWAAYGNRGDAITPMQLGRLLREYDIRPGNIRFPNGIQAKGYTREAFADAWSRYCPEVLAESGQDVEADGPATAWPEQPQTFLHPSLGRLEPSHGTDRDESTPPLTSGGTAGTAGTPLTGTPTSPAVCIHCRKPLSYDDGSHTHPACA from the coding sequence GTGAGCACCGAACGCCGAGCACCGGCCGAGATCAACGGTGCTGAACTCCTGGACCGGGTGCGGGCCGCCGTGACCCGCTACGTGATCCTCCCGTCGGATGCCGCAACCGATGCCTTCGTGCTGTGGGTCGCGGCCACCCACGGTCTGAAGTTCTGGACCCACGCCACCCGGATGGTCATCCGGGCACCCGAAAAGCGCTGCGGCAAGTCCCGTCTGCTGGACGTTGGTGAGGCTCTGTCGTGGAAGCCGTTGGTGACCGTGAATGCGTCTCCGTCCGCGATCTACCGCAGTATCGGGGATGTCGATGAGGACGCTCCGACGATCCTGATCGACGAAGCGGACACGATCTTCGGGCCCAACGCCCAGGGCGCCAACGAGGACCTGCGGGGACTGCTGAACGCCGGATTCGGTCGAGGCCGGGCCGCGCTGCGGTACGACGCTGCCACCCGGCAGGTCGAGGAGATCCCCACCTTCGCCATGGCAGGCATGGCCGGGATCGGCACTATGCCCGACACCATCGAAGACCGGGCCATCGTGATCCGGATGCGCCGACGCGGGCCCGGCGAGAAGGTCGCCCCGTACCGGGCCAAGCGAGACGGGCCGCCCCTGGGCCGCCTGCGGGCCGAGCTGAACCGGTGGGTCCGCTCTCACCCCGAGCTGGAGCACGCCGAACCGGTCATGCCGGTCGAGGACCGGGCCGCCGACACCTGGGAACCCCTGATCGCTATCGCCGATCTGGCCGGGGGCGACTGGCCCGAGCGGGCCCGGGCCGCGTGCCTCGCTCTGGAGGCCGAGAAGGAGGCCAACACCGACATGCCGATTCAGGTCCGGCTCCTGATCGACATCCGGGCCGCTTTCGAGGACGACGAAGCTCTGGCCACGTCCACCCTGCTCATGCGGCTCACCAGCGACGACGAGGCACCCTGGGCCGCCTACGGCAACCGGGGCGACGCGATCACGCCGATGCAGTTGGGCAGGCTGCTGCGGGAGTACGACATTCGGCCCGGAAACATCCGGTTCCCCAATGGAATCCAGGCCAAGGGCTACACCCGCGAGGCATTCGCCGACGCCTGGTCGCGGTACTGCCCGGAAGTGCTGGCCGAATCCGGGCAAGATGTCGAGGCCGACGGACCCGCGACCGCGTGGCCGGAACAGCCGCAGACGTTCCTTCACCCCTCGTTGGGACGGCTTGAGCCGTCCCATGGGACGGATCGAGACGAGAGCACACCCCCTCTGACCAGCGGTGGGACGGCTGGGACGGCTGGGACGCCTCTCACGGGCACGCCTACATCTCCGGCCGTGTGCATCCACTGCCGCAAGCCGCTCAGTTACGACGACGGTTCCCACACTCACCCCGCCTGCGCCTGA
- a CDS encoding DUF6232 family protein produces the protein MGIDVTINQRTLLVGGKTFALQHIIGTSGISSRLPRKRVREGPTDKSRRWRKIHKYASLASVALLVLGIVFSPHDGSDEANVGTVMASLGFLGLWVFPFAYLGCRNGLLVRKKIFYFTIQPSGLESLTISSMDEKDLGDLKKALDGALGSPPDRAMEFTVENVVFGDQFNFHGPGGVGQVNLK, from the coding sequence ATGGGGATTGATGTAACTATCAACCAAAGGACGCTGCTGGTTGGTGGCAAGACCTTTGCCCTACAGCACATAATCGGAACCTCTGGCATCTCATCGCGCTTGCCTCGGAAGAGGGTGCGAGAAGGGCCTACGGATAAGTCAAGGCGATGGCGCAAGATTCATAAATATGCCAGCCTTGCGAGCGTTGCCCTGCTCGTATTAGGCATTGTTTTTAGCCCTCACGATGGTTCCGATGAAGCCAATGTCGGCACTGTGATGGCCAGCCTAGGTTTTCTAGGGCTTTGGGTTTTCCCCTTTGCATACTTGGGATGCAGAAATGGCCTCTTGGTTCGAAAGAAGATATTCTATTTTACGATCCAGCCTTCGGGCCTAGAGTCTCTGACAATCTCGTCAATGGACGAGAAGGACCTAGGAGATCTCAAGAAAGCGCTGGATGGGGCGCTAGGATCCCCACCGGACAGGGCCATGGAGTTCACGGTCGAGAACGTGGTATTCGGTGACCAGTTCAATTTTCATGGACCAGGAGGAGTGGGCCAGGTCAATCTGAAATGA
- a CDS encoding type II toxin-antitoxin system prevent-host-death family antitoxin: protein MDSISQREMRNQSSEVLRRVAQGESIIVTNNGVPAAVLVPPGSDTRSRLAASSRLHLGTGLDLSALPAPVASSVSTESLLEQDRGR from the coding sequence ATGGACTCGATCAGCCAGAGAGAGATGCGCAATCAGTCGAGTGAGGTGCTCCGGAGGGTTGCGCAGGGGGAATCGATCATCGTCACCAACAACGGTGTGCCTGCCGCGGTCCTGGTGCCTCCGGGCTCGGACACTCGTAGCCGCCTGGCGGCCTCCAGTCGTCTTCACCTCGGTACCGGTCTGGATCTCAGTGCTCTCCCCGCGCCGGTCGCAAGCTCAGTCTCCACCGAAAGTCTGCTCGAGCAGGATCGCGGCCGGTGA
- a CDS encoding helix-turn-helix domain-containing protein, whose protein sequence is MDVMQILGFSRSTTYEVIRSGRLPSVVEGSTRFVTERGITEYIALLEREAQQDHNEIGRAA, encoded by the coding sequence ATGGACGTGATGCAGATTCTCGGGTTCTCCCGCAGCACCACCTACGAAGTCATCCGCTCGGGCCGACTCCCCTCGGTGGTCGAGGGCAGCACGCGGTTCGTGACCGAGCGAGGAATCACGGAGTACATCGCCCTTCTGGAGCGCGAGGCGCAACAGGATCACAACGAAATCGGGAGGGCCGCCTAA
- a CDS encoding type II toxin-antitoxin system VapC family toxin, with the protein MTYVDTSGLVKLLIAEAETAALGEYLSKVEDRTTSSELSIAEVTRTVARAGVDAAAAGLLLRQLDLLTIDEASLWRAGRLPSPAGTFLRTADAIHLIAAMELGESEFLTYDRQQAQAAADRGFAVIAPGLPDGWYQPV; encoded by the coding sequence GTGACGTACGTAGACACTTCGGGACTTGTGAAACTACTCATCGCCGAGGCTGAAACGGCAGCGCTGGGTGAATATCTGTCCAAAGTCGAAGACCGCACGACCTCGAGTGAACTGAGTATCGCTGAGGTGACGCGGACCGTGGCGCGCGCCGGAGTCGATGCGGCCGCAGCTGGGTTGCTCTTGCGTCAACTCGACCTGTTGACGATCGATGAAGCCAGCCTCTGGCGCGCAGGTCGGCTTCCCTCTCCAGCCGGCACCTTCTTGCGCACCGCCGACGCCATCCATCTCATCGCTGCCATGGAGCTCGGGGAGAGCGAATTTCTTACCTATGACCGCCAACAGGCCCAGGCCGCAGCGGATCGCGGATTTGCAGTGATCGCGCCAGGTTTGCCGGATGGCTGGTACCAGCCGGTGTGA
- a CDS encoding multidrug efflux SMR transporter yields the protein MAYIMLVVAIALEVVATSLLPATQGFSRLGPSVVCLGTYAVVFMLLGRIVEQLPVGVVYATWSGAGIAAIMLIGATFLGEPLSLAKVTGAAMIIGGVVILNVAGVH from the coding sequence ATGGCGTACATCATGTTGGTCGTGGCGATTGCCCTGGAGGTGGTGGCCACGAGCTTGCTACCTGCGACGCAGGGGTTCTCTCGGCTGGGGCCGAGTGTGGTGTGTCTGGGCACCTATGCGGTGGTGTTCATGCTGTTGGGGCGCATCGTGGAGCAACTGCCGGTGGGCGTTGTCTATGCGACCTGGTCGGGTGCGGGGATTGCGGCGATCATGCTGATCGGGGCCACGTTCCTGGGTGAGCCGCTGAGCCTCGCCAAGGTCACGGGGGCAGCGATGATCATCGGTGGGGTGGTGATCCTTAACGTGGCTGGGGTTCACTGA
- a CDS encoding GntR family transcriptional regulator, with product MWTLEAIAGRCQPLEIDCLDNLTGRQELMAVPSGTRTVKQQIADQLRNEIFDGTRPPGGKLPTEAELMESFGVARNTARDALGLLVNEGLIESRRPHGYFIRDRKRMTYRPQDDLQPPSPDAQKDVFITEQSRAGRDPHQTIDVAIVAPPVVVRDRLKLEADELAVVRRRVRYLEGEPFYINDSYYPLEIVKDTPIMAPLDIPEGANQALANRGFVQVRAVDEIFFRMPSPDEVTRLDLTAGTPIALHIITGYGPDDLPIRCVYNVLPGDRHVITFDRPGLPLPSEDQ from the coding sequence ATGTGGACGTTAGAAGCGATCGCGGGGCGATGTCAACCACTTGAGATAGACTGTCTAGACAATCTGACCGGGAGGCAGGAACTCATGGCAGTGCCGAGCGGCACCCGCACGGTGAAGCAACAAATCGCAGATCAGCTGCGCAATGAGATCTTCGACGGCACGCGTCCTCCGGGCGGGAAACTGCCCACCGAGGCCGAGCTCATGGAGTCGTTCGGTGTGGCGCGGAACACAGCCCGCGATGCCCTGGGCCTTCTGGTCAACGAGGGGCTGATCGAGTCCCGACGTCCGCACGGCTACTTCATCCGGGACCGAAAGCGGATGACCTACCGCCCGCAGGATGACCTACAGCCCCCGTCGCCCGACGCTCAGAAAGACGTGTTCATCACCGAGCAGTCTCGGGCTGGGCGCGACCCTCACCAGACCATCGACGTGGCAATCGTCGCCCCGCCCGTCGTGGTGCGTGACCGCCTCAAGCTAGAGGCCGATGAGCTAGCCGTGGTCCGGCGGCGCGTCCGCTACCTCGAAGGCGAACCCTTCTACATCAATGACAGCTACTACCCGCTAGAGATCGTCAAAGACACCCCGATCATGGCGCCCCTCGACATCCCCGAAGGTGCCAATCAGGCCCTCGCGAACCGGGGCTTCGTCCAGGTCCGGGCCGTCGACGAGATCTTCTTCCGGATGCCCAGCCCCGACGAAGTGACCCGCCTCGACCTAACGGCCGGCACTCCGATCGCCCTGCACATCATCACTGGTTACGGGCCGGATGACCTGCCCATTCGGTGCGTCTACAACGTCCTTCCCGGCGACCGGCACGTCATCACGTTCGACCGGCCCGGCTTACCACTGCCCAGCGAGGACCAATGA